The Lolium rigidum isolate FL_2022 chromosome 1, APGP_CSIRO_Lrig_0.1, whole genome shotgun sequence region TGTAACTACGCATGCACAGATTGTACGGTGATCGAAGCATCGAGCGTACCAACGGCAGACACGGCACCTTCACGATGCCGACACAAAAACAGCAAAACCTCCTACGCTATAAAGCGCGCGATTCTATCATTCACTTATGTGGCTGTCACTTCCGACGTTGTCGCGAGAGCTTCACACTCCTACTCCGGCTGGCCGGTCCGATGGCATTTCGGCTCCTCCTCGCCGTGGCCGTTGGCGCGCTTGCATTGGATTTGGCGGCAGCGCTCGGGGTGAACTACGGGCAGGTCGCGGACAACCTGCCGTCGCCGCAGGACGCGGCGGTGCTCCTCCGCGCGCTGAAAGCCACGAAGGTCAAGCTGTACGACGCGGACGCGCGTGTGCTCAGCGCGTTCGCCGGCTCCGGCGTCGATTTCACCGTGGGGGTCCCGGACAACCTCGTCCCTCGGCTGGCATCCAACCCTTCCGCCGCAGCAGCCTGGGTCCGCGCCAACATCCTCCCGCACCTCCCGGGGACGTCCATCACCACCGTCACCGTGGGCAACGAGGTGCTCACCGGCACCGACACCACCATGCTCCGCTCTCTACTCCCGGCCATGGAGTCACTCCACGCAGCGCTCGCCGCGTGcaacatcacctcccacatcgccGTCACCACCGCGCACTCCCTCGCCGTGCTCTCCTCCTCATTCCCGCCCTCCTCCGGCGCGTTCCGGCACGACCTCCTGCCCTACATCACGCCGCTCCTCGCCTTCCTCGCGAAGACCAACTCTCCGTTTTTTATCAACGCGTACCCCTACTTCGCTTACAAGGCCGACTCAGGCAGCGTGGATCTCGACTACGTGCTGTTCCAGTCCAACGCCGGCGTTCTCGACGCGGCCACGGGGCTGCGGTACGGCAACATGCTGCACGCGCAGGTGGACGCCGTGCGGACGGCGATATGCGCCGCCGACTACGGGATGGCGGTGGAGATACAGGTGTCCGAGACCGGGTGGCCGTCGcagggcgacgacgacgaggccggGGCCTCGCCGCAGAACGCGGCGAGGTACAACGGGAACCTGATGAGGCTTGCGGCGCAGGGCAAGGGCACGCCGGGCGCACCAGGGGAGCCGTTGCAGGTGTACGTCTTCGCGCTGTTCAACGAGAACCAGAAGCCCGGCCCGGCGTCCGAGCGGCATTACGGGCTGTTCAAgccggacggcacgccggcgTACGACGTCGGCGTCAAGGCGCCCACGATCGGTGGCTGGAAGGGTAGCGGCAACGACAATGGCAACGGCGCCAACAACGGCACGGGTGGTGGCGCCGGGCTGGTCGTTGCGGATGGGCCCGGCGAGACGGGCGGCGGTGTTGGCCCGGGCACTGGATACTACACCATTTCTTCTGCCACGCTCAAGGTGCCTAACTGCCTATACGTGATTACACGTCGTAATGCACATGCTTTGTTGCTTTGTGAACTTCGCCAATAGTTTTCTTTCATATGTCTGCCACTCTTGCGGCCAGGTTATCACGGTAATAGCTAGCAAACCCCGATTTGATAAGAAAAGTATAGAACTATGCTATCTCTGTTCATGCAACATACTAACTATATACTTAATACATGTTACCTTTAACTTCTAGCTAGTGTAAACTGCTTTCGTAGGAAGACCTGTTTTTGCATGTAGCTACTGTAATCTGATACTCTGATTAGCACTATATGAAGTTACCAACATGCACATTTGATTTTGAACATGAAAACTGATAAAGATGTCATGCTCATTTTGTTCTCAAAAGAACTAGATAATAGATATATTTGCTCATCGAATGGGCAATcatgtttggcacttgcaaaagccGTGTGTGTTGTTTCGGCATAGTGGAGCAGTGCAGTTTATGCTAGTCCTCCTTTGCAAGCAATGCTTTTATTTTTCCCCTTTGGAATCACGCTCACTGACTCACTTTACTCCATATGGATGCTCTCCTCTTTTCACAGGTGAAACGGTGGCGGTGCACCGGAAGCTCACCGCTGATGGCCGTCATATTCCTCATGGTGTACGGTCTCTGTTGGTCATGACGATCTCGAGGCTGCACGTAGATGCATAGTATTGCAGATTGCACACAGGCTATTGATTCATTCATCATTGTTTTTTTCGTCCAGTTCGATCGCTTGATTCGTCTGTACGTGGCTGTGTAGAAGAAGAGATGTAGCTGATACAATGATatataccatgttgatgctgttgCTCGACATGATCGGATTCTTATTCGGGTGTTCGAATTTCTCCATTATTCCATTCtgagtgtttttttttttaccgTGGCTACCTTTTATACCATCAAGCACGTCAGTTATAAGGGTCTCATTACAATTTTTTAGAGGGATGAGAGAGGGGTCTATAGAGGAAGCTCGGGGTggatacttagagcatctccagtcacgttcCCCAAAACGCCTCTCAAATCATGTCAGATCGAGCGATTTGGGGACACATTAGGccctaaatttgtttttttttcagtTAGAGTATTTGAAAACACAATCAATTTATTaaacatagcacacaaataaatatatttactaaaattatttcaaaattaaaatacaacaaaaaaaTCTTCAAATCAAACAAACATTATCCTttgggctagatcaaggtgccgcagcatttgctgataatcctttgacccTGCACAGATGCTCAACGATATCATGCTGCAGTTGATAGTGAACATTGATGTCACGTATCTCTAcgcgcatggcgagaaaatcagcaaaatctgcatgcACCTCgcgtgatcaacctccgcaagagggccctgacaTTCATAGGGACTAACATGTGTCCTGGCTCGATTCTTGCAGTcattctcgatgatcatgttatgcataaTCACACAaggctgcatcacctcccacatctggtcGTGAGACAATCTTAGAGCAGGTACCAGACAATAGCAAattgagcttggagcacaccaaatgtctgctcgacatctttccgacaACGCTCCTGTCGCAAAGCAAAGTGGCAACGTCGGAGAGTTTTACAACGGTGAGCCTAGAGTCGAGTGTCTTCAATGGCCGAAGGACATCTTGGGGAGTTCTATCTTTACAAATGTTCCAAGCAACGGCGGTGGAGGTAGTTGCCTCTTCATTTGAGCGAAACGTAGAATCGATGAGCTCATTGAAGGATCCGGAGGTGGCATTGTTCACCATGCCAAAGGAGCTGCAACAACTGACCAGGAGATTGTCAGTATCTTCATATTGACAGCAGAAAGGATAGTGAGTTTACGTTGAAATCTCCGCTTTTGTTAGCCAGGAGGCGGTGTCTTTTAGCAAGCCATAAAAAATATGTTGCACTTCAACGGGGTGATGTTCTTCCATCGCTTGTTCATCCTGTCGCAAATGCCTGAAAGAATTGACATAGATGTCTTTGTTCGAAAGGATTTGTTAGTTGCACGACAAAGTTGGGAATCAGCGCAATCCGACGCTAAGGAAACCTCACTAAGAGCTTCCCCGAGAGTAGTCATCTCCAAGCCAGCGACACttttttttgagtcttggaagttattactactgtaatgatctctccttatcatttttgtttcgtttttgtgccaagaatagcctttaATAGGAAAAATGTAAGATTTGAGGAAGTTGctctcctgaaaacagattctgtgttgttacataaaaattcgtaaaaatagccagagcggaattttaagccgtcatttttatgcatacgccccaggttattatctaactttcgttagttgaccacttttcgatatAAGCAACAGagtattttcaaaaaaatcgatctttacctgctgttctgctgcactatttgcatttgcctcttaaatctctttcttttttagttcttttgatcaaagacctTTTTAAAATGTTGCTACAATAgcttatgctttaatagatgtttgatatatgttagtactgaacccaagtagatttgtttatttttattgtactaatgctgctaataaagaattgtgtgaagtttttgtatgaagaaagttttcaagtgtagggaaagaagaatgatgtaatgagatgaagaatggacaaaagcttgacggcgcgtgatgcacacgtccgttgggaaccccaagaggaaggtgtgatgcgcaaagcagcaagtttttccctcagtaagaaaccaaggttatcgaaccagtaggagatgaaggccacgtgaagcttgttggtgaaggagtgtagtgcggcgcaacaccagagattccggcgccaacgtggaacctgcacaacacaatcaaaatactttgtcccaacttaacagtgaggttgtcaatctcaccggcttgctgtaaacaaatgattaaacgtatggtgtgtagaatgatgtttgtttgcaaagaacaacagagaacaatgattgcagtaggttgtatttcagatctaaagaatggactggggtccacagttcactagtggtgtctctccaataagataaatagcatgttgggtgaacaaattacagttgggcaattgacaaatagagatggcataacaatgcacatacatatcatgatgactactatgagatttacttagggcattacgacaaagaacatagaccgctatccagcatgcatctatgcctaaaaagtccaccttcgggttagcatccgcacctcttccagtattaacttgcaaacaacagacaattgcattaagtactatgcgtagtgtaaacaatacaaatatccttagacaaagcattgttgttttatccctagtggcaacagcacatccacaaccttagaactttctgtcacatcgtcctgcattcaatggaggcatgaacccactatcgagcataaatactccctcttggagttacaagtatcaacttagccagagcctctactagcaacggagagtatgcaagatcataaacaacacatatatgatagatcgataatcaacttgacatagtattccatattcatcggatcccaacaaacacaatatgtagcattacaaatagatgatcttgatcatgataggcagctcacaagatctaaacatgatagcacaataggagaagacaaccatctagctactgctatggacccatagtccaaggatgaactactcacgcatcagtctggaggcgggcatggtgatgtagagccctccggtgatgattcccctctccggcagggtgctggaggcgatcttcagaacccccgagatggggttgacggcggcggcatctcagtaacttttcttgtatcgtggttctcggtactagggttttctcgacggaaggattatataggcgaaggggcagagtcgggggagccagggggtggcctccccataggtcggcgcgcctgggggcctggccgcgccgccctgtggggtgggccccttgctggccgcctccgactcttcttcggtgttctggaaggctccgtggaaataagaccgtgggcttttgtttcgtccaattccgagaatatttcctgtgtaggatttctgaaaccaaaaacagcagaaaataggaactggcgcttcggcatcttgttaataggttagtgccggaaaatgcatcaaaatgatataaattgtatataaaacatgtgagtattgtcataaaactagcatggaacataagagattatagatacgtttgagacgtatcaagcatccccaagcttagttcctactcaccctcgagtaggtaaacgataacaaggataatttctgaagtgacatgctactatcataatcttgatcaatactattgtaaagcatatgagatgaatgaagtgattcaaagcaatggtaaagataatgactaaacaactgaatcatatagcaaagacttttcatgaatagtactttcaagacaagcatcaacaagtcttgcataagagttaactcgtaaagcaatagattcttagtagaagtttttgaagcaacacaaaagaagatttaagtttcagcggttgctttcaactttcaacatgtatatctcatggataattgtcaacacaaagtaatatgatgagtgcaaataagcaagtatgtaagaatcaatgcacaaagttgacacaagtgtttgcttctaagatagaaagaagtaggtaaactgactcaacataaagtaaaagaaaggcccttcgcgagaggaagcagggattactcatgtgctagagctttttattttgaaaacatggaaacaattttatcaacggtagtaataattcatatgtgttatgcataaaacctcctataagttgcaagcctcatgcatcgaatactaaaaagtgcccgctccttgtcctaattagctcggatttccatggattatcattgcattacatatgtttcaaccaagtgtcacaaagggtacctctatgccacctgtacaaaggtccaaggagatagatcgcatttgatctctcaattttgatagatctcaacttgaggacatccataccgggacaacatagaaaacagataatggactcctctttaatgctttaagcattcaacaacagataatattctcataagagatttgaggattaatgtccaagctgaaacttccaccatgatacatggctttggttggcggcccaatgttcttctctaacaatatgcatactcaaaccatttaactcatggcaaatctcccttacttcagacaagacgaacatgcatagcaactcacatgatattcaacaaaggtgtgacaggttgatggcgtccccagataacatggttaccgctcaacaagcaacttataagaaataagatacataagcgacatattctttaccacaatagtttttaggctactttcccatgagctatgtattgcaaagacaaggaatgaaatttttaaaggtagcacgcaagcaatttactttggaatggcagaaaaataccacatagtaggtagttatggtggacacaaatggcataggttttggctcaaggttttggatgcacgagaagcattccctctcattagaaggctttggctagcaaggttgtttgaagcaaacacaagtatgaaccggtacaacaaaacttacataagaacataatgcaagcattataagactctacactgtcttccttgttgttcaaacacttttaccgagaaaatatctagactttagagagaccaatcatgcaaaccaaatttcaacaagctctacggtagttctccactaataggtttaaaccacatgatgcaagagcttaaacatgatctacttgagaactcaaaacaattgccaagtatcaaattattcaagacaatataccaattaccacatgaagcattttctgtttccaaccaaatagcaatgaagcggctttcaaccttcgccatgaacattaaaagtaaaactaagaacaccagtgttcaatatgaaaaagcggagcgtgtctttctcccacacaaggaatgctaggatccgaatttattcaaacacaaacaaaaataaaaacatacaagacgctccaagtaaagcacataagatgtgacggaataaaaatatagtttcactagaggtgacacgataagttgttgatgaagaaggggatgccttgggcatccccaagcttagatgcttgagtcttcttgaaatatgcagggatgaaccacgggggcatccccaagcttagacttttcactcttcttgatcatattatatcatcctcctctcttgatccttgaaaacttcctccacaccaaactcaaaacaatctcattagagggttagtgcataatcaaaaattcacatgttcagagaggacacaatcattcccaacacttctggacattacccaaggctactgaaatttaatggagcaaagaaatccactcaaacacgataaaggaggcaatgtgaaataaaaggcagaatctgtcaaaacagaacagtcacgtaaagacgaattttttcgaggcacttaacatgctcggatgaagaagctcaaattgaatgaaagttgcgtacatatctgaggattactcatgaatttttgcagaatttttagactctcctacggagagatcaactcaaattcgtgacagcctaaaaatctgtttcaacgcagaaatccaaatctagtatcaactctctatcaaagactttacttggcacaacaatgcaataaagtaaagatacaaaggtattgctacagtagtaacaagcaccttgactcaaatataaaacaaaaattgcagaaataaaacaatgggttgtctcccataagcgcttttctttaacgcctttcgactagcgcgagaaagtgtaaatcaagtaatatcaagagaagaagcatcaacatcataattttccttaaaaacacaataTGTCGCaacaggtatcttagatgctccattatctaaatttcccatagtggtactaagtcaCTCCGGGCATAAAACCCGATACCCGAATCCCGAACCCGAAATTCCCGAACCCGAACCCGTATATCCCGAACCCGAAAAACCCGAGTACATATTCGGGTGTCAATTTCAGAAACCCGAATTTTATTCAGGAAATTCGGGTGTGAACTATAGATACCCGAGCAGCCCGAATATCCCGAAATCTAGCCCAGCTAAAGAACTTTGCCTTCCGCACACTCACAACGCAGCCCACTAGAAGCCCATCCTTAATGCACAGCCCCATATCCTCAAGGTCAACCACCCCCTACCTCTCGCATACGCACAGCCACAAACGAACAGGAAATCCTCACGCCAGCACGCCGCACACCGCCACAGCGCCATGCTCGGAATCCCCCACCTCGCCTGCGTCCTAGAGACCCTGGCCTCGCCGCCGTGGTCGCCGCGACGCAGTCACCCGCCTCCTCCCATCCCGCGTCGTGCCTGCGAGCGCTAAAGGGCGGCACCGCACCTCGCTGGCATCTCCCGATGCATGCAGTGCTGCAGCACCTCGCCACACCGTTCGCTTCACACGCCGGCGTGCACCCAACTTGTGCAGCTCCCCGCCGGCTTTCCTCACTTCTCTAGCTGCACTTCCGCTGTTCCGCATTGAAGAAATTTCTGAGATTATTTCTCTACTCGGGTAAACCGGGAAAACCCGAACCCGAACCCGAATTGTCGGGTACCCGAATCGTCGGGTTCCTATTATTTCGGCTTAATTCCGGGTGTCAGATTTCACTACCCGAATTTCAAAATACCCGAATTTCCCGTCCCGATATTTCGGGATTTCCCGAACGCCCAGAGtgagtactaagggttttatcaattttaagctcataatgattctttggcttaggcctcttagggacatacatgaacttttgctccttacccacataagctttctccttaaacctaagagaagaaaaagttgaaccca contains the following coding sequences:
- the LOC124668058 gene encoding glucan endo-1,3-beta-glucosidase 11-like, translating into MAFRLLLAVAVGALALDLAAALGVNYGQVADNLPSPQDAAVLLRALKATKVKLYDADARVLSAFAGSGVDFTVGVPDNLVPRLASNPSAAAAWVRANILPHLPGTSITTVTVGNEVLTGTDTTMLRSLLPAMESLHAALAACNITSHIAVTTAHSLAVLSSSFPPSSGAFRHDLLPYITPLLAFLAKTNSPFFINAYPYFAYKADSGSVDLDYVLFQSNAGVLDAATGLRYGNMLHAQVDAVRTAICAADYGMAVEIQVSETGWPSQGDDDEAGASPQNAARYNGNLMRLAAQGKGTPGAPGEPLQVYVFALFNENQKPGPASERHYGLFKPDGTPAYDVGVKAPTIGGWKGSGNDNGNGANNGTGGGAGLVVADGPGETGGGVGPGTGYYTISSATLKVKRWRCTGSSPLMAVIFLMVYGLCWS